The following is a genomic window from Dioscorea cayenensis subsp. rotundata cultivar TDr96_F1 chromosome 10, TDr96_F1_v2_PseudoChromosome.rev07_lg8_w22 25.fasta, whole genome shotgun sequence.
GAGAGATTGAAGTGGAACCTGAGTGCCAGGGATTTGGGAAGAAGGGGAGGAATTTAGGCCATCCCCGATCCGACGGGCCATGGTTTTCCTCCTCGGCTTCAGGCCTACGCCGGCCACCACCGGAAGCCGGAGACCGGGTGGCTCTCCGGCGGCGGCGACTATGTCCTCGATGTCTTCCATCTCGGAATGAGTTCCAATGCCGAGTTAGGGCTTTGCTAGTTCTAaattagaaaatcaaattgagtctgaactataattttatttaattaatttgataattcaaattaataattttaaaaatattgtatttaaatatatatttttacacatGCTaactcatttatatatatatatataatttatttattaaataacacttttatttataaaaattgagaATTAATCATCAACTTTATATACCTTGATTTTGAAGATACAAAGATTGGATTGCAAACTTAAACTCACATCCCGGACAGAAATTGAATTGCAAACTTAAACTCACATCCCGATGGGCTACTGAGtctttttaagtttaataataataaattatgtaataaaagaattattaaggtatatattaaaacaatttatttacAATTcacaaatggaaaaaaatatatattaaaacaaaatttggtaTATTTACTGTATAAAATCCAAATCCCAAAGATAAAATATGAATTGACCTGTTGAAAATTGACTTCATTTCACTTgtgaaacaaaatatttatgaaCTTCATATCGTTGTgctactaaatattttttttttataactggatgaccacataatttttttctaggaGCATCCGTGGCCATAAAAACCTGTTTGGGTCTATTTCTAGAAACTTGGTTGATGTGGAGGGACTATTCCAATGACTTGGATGACATGGAAGCTGAAATAATCTTTAACAAGTCTTTATATTTATAGgtactcataaaaaaaaattatgtggcTATCTcagttacaaaaaaatatttataacaatattaatataaattataaatatttgtgacCACTAGTGGAATCAAACTCGTTGAAAATCATCCTTCatgttaaaaagtaaaaaaaacaaccaataaAAAGATTGAGCAATAATTTCACCAAACACAaaggaacaaaaaaataattctaaactATACCAAGGGTCCCCGTGTAAAAAAGCTCGATAACTCCCAGAAAACCGCCACGACTATGGACACGTGTCATCCATCCAACACGTGCAatcctccatcttctccacgACAGCCACGTGTCAAAATCTCATAACCATCCTCCCTCCCATTCGTTCTCTCACTCTCGCTTCTTTCTCTCCTCAACTCCCAAAGATGATGAACATACTGGCTCTCAGCCTCATCATCGCCACCCTCGTCGGCGCCGGCGTATGGTCTCCGCCGCCGTCCGAGCCACACCACCTTGTCCGGGAAGGCAGCCGCGTCATCGTCGTCGAGTATGAACGTCAGGTAGACGACGAtcactcctcttcttcttctcctcacaAACTCATCCAAGAAGCAAAAGATAAGTTCAAAGAAGCATCTTCTCTCCTCCCAAACCTTGGCCAAGGCCTCTCCACTCCTTCAGAAATCCAAAGTTCTTCAACAGATCTTGATACCAATGCTCTCAGTGCTGCTACCAAAAGTGCAATGGATGACACTAAAGAAGCTGTTGAAAGTCTTGTGCACAAAGGTAAAGAGAAGGTGGAGCAAACCAAGAACACTCTGAAAAATACAGCAGAAAAAGTGAAGGAAAAAGCAGAGAATGTCATGCATGAAGGAAAGAACAGAATGGAGGATAAAGCTGGAAACTTTATACATAAagcggagaagaagaagattgaagaaacaaagaatgTGGGAGAGGAGATGAAGAAAGATGCATTAGAGATTGTGAGGAGGAGTAAGAGATTGGTTTGTAATGCTTGTTCTTATGTGGTGACGCCGGAGACGGTGAAGAAGGTGGCAAAGGTGGTGCATTTGTTCGGGTTTTCGATGGCGTATGGGACTAGTGTGTGGGTGACGTTTGTTTCGAGCTATTTGTTAAGTAGAGCTTTGCCGAGGCAGCAGTTTGCGGTGGTGCAGAGTAGGATTTATCCGGTGTATTTCCGGGTGGTGGCCGGTGATGTTGTGGTGGTGTTGATTGCTCATTTGGTTGAGAATGGTTGGAAAAACAGGGTGGAGATGTTGCAGGGGTGTTGCTTGTTGGTtgtgcttgttcttgttcttgttaacATGCTCTTTTTTGAGCCCAAGGCCACAAAGGTTAGTGTTccttttttgttaattttcttttaattatttagtttaattatcACAAAATTTAGTATAACATCAACATTCATGACTTGTTGGCATCGAGTCTCTGCGTACAAACAAACATTATTGATGATTCCGTCCCCACAGGGTGAATGCGCATTAATTGTATATTTAGAAAACTCACACACACCTCTTTATTACTAATTTTAAGATTGATTTACATATGCACTATATGTATGTAATGTTTGAGAGAATAAAGATGGAAAGAGAAGAAGGGCATTGtataatatttagaaaattcaCACATATCTCTTATTACtaatttgatgttgatttacaTATGTACTACATAGGTAATGTTTGAGAGAATGAAGatggaaagagaagaagagcaaTATTGTATAATATTTAGAAAACTCACACACACAACTCTTATTACTAGTTTGAGGTTGATTTACATATGCGCTACATATGTAATGTTTGAGAGAATGAAGatggaaagagaagaagagcaTTGTATAATATTTAGAAAAACTCACACACACAACTCTTATTACTAGTTTGAGGTTGATTTACATATGCGCTACATATGTAATGTTAGAGAGAATGAAGatggaaagagaagaagagcaTTGTATAATATTTAGAAAACTCACACACATCTCTGATTACTAATTTGAGGTTGATTTACATATGCACTACATAGTTAATGTTTGAGAGAATGAAGatggaaagagaagaagagcaTTGTATAATATTTAGAAAACTCACACACACATCTCTGATTACTAATTTGAGGTTGATTTACATATGCACTACATAGTTAATGTTTGAGAGAATGAagatagaaagagaagaagagcaTTGTATAATATTTAGAAAACTCACACACACATCTCTGATTACTAATTTAAGGTTGATTTACATATGCGCTACATAGTTAATGTTTGAGAGAATGAAGATGGAAAGAGAAGAAGGGCGGGGAAGGGACATTGATGATACCGTGTCGGAGCCTATACTTACATCCTCACCGGCCACCGCCACCGCCGCTACAACCAGAGTATCCCCAGGTGCTGTTAGGATGGAGGAGGCGATGAAAAGCAGAATGGCATATCTAACCAAGAAATTAAAGAAGCTCAACACCTACTCATCTTTGCTTAATGTGATTGGTCTCATGGCACTCACTTCTCACCTGGTCCATTTGGCAAGCTATGCGCATCTAACTTGTTGATCTTTAATTTCTGGATGAtctgtgtgtgtttgtttgtaCGTACGTGGTTATGTACAATGTCCGTGTTGTTTACTTGctagtttttactgttttttttaatataagtaatttggtttttttactGTTGCTGTTGTGTGATCTGACTCTGTTTGTTACAGTGATGAAATGGCTGATTTATCACTGGATATTTGTCAGCATGATCCATGGATCTAAACCACATGTTCTTTTGTTTATAAGGAAATTATTTCatgcatttcaaataataacatttttttccATTGTTAATTCCCAATTTTATTGatggtatatttatatttaaataaatgtattGTACTACAATTTCTATTCTATGTTCTCCTTTCGCCCGGAGAGCTCCAGatataaaaacagaaaaaacacCACTGGCTTCGGTGGATCAGTCAATTCCTCGACCTCTCTTACTTAGTAAGAAAACTagacaattaattaataagaaaactcGAGAATGAAaagagtttttaataaaaacgaCAAACATCTGCTAGTATTTTTATCAAGTTATTATCTCATTACATTGATGTGAGTTCAATGAGGTTGACATGAGTTATTGTTTCAAACGATTTTCATTTCTGAACAGAAGAACCGTTTTTTTCAAGAAGTGTATATTCGATTGATTGGTCCGAGGCTATCGACAAACAAGATTTGTTTAATTCACTTCGTTTCTTTTTATCAAGTCACTTCTCTTTTTgtcaaaatcattttttttgtgaGCTATTGTCTCATGCTCTATAAGTTACTGTTTTCATAAGTTATTGTTTCGAACGTTCTCAACTTATGTACGTTTGTGAAGTGATGTTATATCATTTATATAAGTTAATTTTTCCAACAGATGGTGTTATATCATATGTGTAAGTTAATTTCTCCAATTGTAATTCGATGAAAATGAGTTCTAACCCGGCAGTTTTATAAATATTCCTAACTGCTTGAACCATGTAATTTTGGTTTtgctagaaaaaaatattagtacCCATCACGTGTAgctttggggaaaaaaaaattgttaaaataaatttttctttataaataaataaataaatattattatataaaatatatatatatattaaaatatatatatatatattaattaatcatgGGGAACCAATGACCTTGTTTGGCCCGCGAGTGAATCAGAAACTCCAAATCGCGCTTCCACCCTCCCAGCATTCCAGGAAGCATATTCAAATCCATGTCGGAAGCTCGCTCCCCGAAGCTCCCATTGCCCTCGCATGTGCTCTGCTCCATGCTCCCCGATCTCAATCCCATCCCAATCCCTCCATTTCTCCATTTTCCTTCTTCTCCGCACCATAGCAATCCATGGGAGAGGGTCGTTCTCTCGCCGAGACCCCCACCTGGTCCGTCGCCACCGTCACCACCGTCATGGTCGCCGTTTGCTTCCTCGTCGAGCGCTCCATCTCTAGATTCGCCAAGGTATTACTTTTATCTTTCTGTTTCCCACTCATTTGCTTGTTTTGATCTTGTGAATCTGTTCAGTGGTTGAAGAAAACGAAGCGGAAGGCCATGCTCGCCGCTCTGGAGAAGATCCGGGAAGGTTATAGCTTGTTTTGATCGATTGTTTGATGATGGTTTGTTCACTGGTTTTGATTTTGAAGATGAGGTGTTTGTTTTTATGCCGATGAGAACAGAGCTCATGTTGCTTGGGTTGATATCGTTGATGCTGAGCCAGACGGCGCGGTGGATCTCGGAGATTTGTGTTCCGTCATCGCTTTTTTCAGTAGCCGTTTCTACATTTGCTCGGAGGGGGATTTCACTGTTGATGATGTGTTTGGTAGTGGTGATCAGACGCCGTTGAATCATTCTACTCTTGTTGGGTGGAAGCTTCAGGCCTCTAGTCAACAGTGTGGTCCGGTGAGTTGGTGATTGTGAATATATAATGTGTTTGATGGAGTTGATGCTGATGGTTGTTTGGTGTTGCAGGACCGCGAGCCGTTTGTTTCGTTTGAGGGACTTGAGCAGCTTCATATCTTCTTGTTCATTCTTGGAATTACTCATGTGTTGTATAGCTGCATCACTGTTGCTCTGTCTATGATCAAGGTAtggtcttttttttataatgcagTCGTGGttattgtgttttgattgatggTATCTGGAATCTCTATTGTTTCACACAGATCTATAGTTGGAGGAAATGGGAGAACCAAGTTTACCCGTCACCTAATGACAATTTGCAAGGTGGAAAACATGCTTAACTTCATTGTATttgttgtttggattttttGGAATGTGGATGCATTACTTTCAAATGTTAATTTGTGTGCTATTTAAATTGGATAAtttcatgtgatttttttttctatttagcGAGGAGGAGCAAAATGATGAAGCGACAGTCCACCTTTGTTTTTCACCATGCGTCTCATCCGTGGAGCAAGAGCAGGATTCTCATTTGGATGGTGAGGTCTTGAGTCTTGATCTGGTGTAATTTACCCAGGCTGGTTGGCTTGTTTGTTGTTCtatgaagaaaaaatttattgataagTTATCAGTGGGCACTGGTCCTTGTCAGTTAATCAATAGACGGCCACTAGTAAGTAGTAAGTAATTCAATGGAAGAGGAATCTTAGCCATTTTCTTAGGTCCATCCCATATTGCAGAGTTCTCCTAATACCACCTACCTGCCACAAGCATATATCAACAGGATAGAAACTGAGAAGCTTGCTACTTTATTCTTGTATATTGTTTAAATGTGTTTTTGTCAATGTTTGCATTTGGGTTACTGTGTAAAATGGTGGGCAAATCTATTTTAGATGCATACTTTTTGAAGCACAGAATCTCGCATAGGTTAACAACTTATTGATATGATGCTTGTATGTGAGAATTTTGTAtggttcttgtgtgtgtgtgtgtgtgtgtgtgtgtgtgtgtgcatgtttTATTTGACCTACACCTAAATAGTCGGGAGGTGAAGGTTGATCAGTCTGCCATCTTTgctgatattaaaataataagctTGTCTATCTTCCTCACTGACTTCATAGGTGACTTCATAAGTGAGAACCATTGCGAGGATATATTTCAATCATCATGAATTATTTAACCTGAGTTTGGAATTTTATTTCACTTTACATGGGATATTATGTTTTGTGCAGCTTTGTTTCATCCGTCAATTCAAGGGTTCTATAACAAAGTCGGATTACATGGCATTGCGTTTGGGTTTCATCACTGTAAGTGAATCCCTTAACctggtttgtttcttttttttctttgatatttatggCAGCATTTGTTCTACATCTTGTTTGCCTTTATTCAATACCACTAAGCTAAATGATGTtctgttatttttatattaggAGTGATAAATATTTAGTTATTGTTCtctaagggggtgtttggatgaAAGATCAAAGGTGGATTGGATTAAAGTACCAAAAGGCCCTTTAATCCTCTCCTTTattcttttgatgttttttataGAAAGAAGGAAGAATAAGGAAAAAGCAACGGTGTTTTGAAGAGGAGGAAGGTGGGGGATTTTgataaaggatttttttttcttaaaattatcatttttgcCTTTATTCCACACAAATGATATACgctgagtaaaaaaaaatgtttttgtacaataactattattataaataaactaaaaaacaacaatatgaTTGAACAAAACTATATTAAtgtaagaatcaaattaaaatacatgataattcatatttttagtaaTGATACTTGCAAACATCATTGCAACCATAGTTGATTGGTAATATTTCTAAGAAGAAGATCACCGTCTCTTGCATCACTGGTTCTGCTTGTTTTTCAACCATCGCTATATCCACCATAACATAGCACCctgaaaatcataaaaaatcgCAAAATAATGGAATGAAAATGCAAAGATTCAAGTAAGTCATCTCACAAGCAATCAATCACAAATGAGTTAAAAGTCAAAGGTGCAAGAGGAACGATGGTGAGCTTCCAAGTTTAAGTGGTGGTTGTGGTGGATGGcgaaaggaaaaattaaaaaaacagatGTGGTGTGAAAAGGCACAAAAGGAATTTTTCCTAAATCTCTTAATTTGGATTAAGCTACTCCAGGGTGAGGTGGGAATAGCTTAATCCGAATTAAACCTCCTTATTACTCAAAAAGAAGATTAAACTCTAAAAACAATGACTGAcaaaattttgagaattaagGAGGATTAAAGGGTGGAATAAGCCCTTTAATCCTCCATCCAAATAACCTCCTGTGGGAGGCTTGTTATCTAACTTTACtgctgtcacgccccgaacccagctctatagacccgggacgccgacaaacggccgtacacctacaaggccggaACCAAGTAGggatacaaggcctcaaaacctgaaaaaattaacaacaagattatgagcttgggagcccagtaagtaaccactaaaaatatcgggatcacaaaaatgttTCAATAGTTTCTAAAGGtatacaaaatacaacaaagcggaataaatatcaaagtgaaatccaaaaatcagaaatagatcataacatatttaatttaccaaaataacgagcatataagtcccccaaacaactaatgccaaaacaaaatatcagaactcatttatttaaactcggtgacccgagtcagatttcagaactcataggtttaccctcggtgacccgagtcagaatattagaagccgttattcttcaccgacggaacggtgcgaaactatagtttctatgtcagaagtacgtgtcgacacggtcagtgtttaacccccagtgacagggtt
Proteins encoded in this region:
- the LOC120270758 gene encoding uncharacterized protein LOC120270758, with translation MMNILALSLIIATLVGAGVWSPPPSEPHHLVREGSRVIVVEYERQVDDDHSSSSSPHKLIQEAKDKFKEASSLLPNLGQGLSTPSEIQSSSTDLDTNALSAATKSAMDDTKEAVESLVHKGKEKVEQTKNTLKNTAEKVKEKAENVMHEGKNRMEDKAGNFIHKAEKKKIEETKNVGEEMKKDALEIVRRSKRLVCNACSYVVTPETVKKVAKVVHLFGFSMAYGTSVWVTFVSSYLLSRALPRQQFAVVQSRIYPVYFRVVAGDVVVVLIAHLVENGWKNRVEMLQGCCLLVVLVLVLVNMLFFEPKATKLMFERMKMEREEGRGRDIDDTVSEPILTSSPATATAATTRVSPGAVRMEEAMKSRMAYLTKKLKKLNTYSSLLNVIGLMALTSHLVHLASYAHLTC